The region AGCAAAAAAAATTCTAGATGAGGCTGGTTTCTCTTCTCGTCTTACAGATGTTTTTGCAGTTGAGATTAGTGATCATATAGGTAGCTTCAATAGTGTTATAAAAGCACTTGCTAAAGAAAATATAAATATAGAATATACTTATACTCTTTCAAATGCTAAAATTGGTGCATTTGTTTTTAAAGTATCCACGCAAGAGTTAAATCATGCTATTAAAACTCTTGAGAGCGATGGTATAAATTTGCTTAGTGGCATATAATGAACGCTCAAGATATTGATAAACAAGATATAGATTTTTTAAAATTTATA is a window of uncultured Sulfurimonas sp. DNA encoding:
- a CDS encoding ACT domain-containing protein translates to MSKILKQLSIFVENKKGELSDITTLLASNNISISSINLSDASDFGILRLIVSDNNKAKKILDEAGFSSRLTDVFAVEISDHIGSFNSVIKALAKENINIEYTYTLSNAKIGAFVFKVSTQELNHAIKTLESDGINLLSGI